A window of the Phaseolus vulgaris cultivar G19833 chromosome 5, P. vulgaris v2.0, whole genome shotgun sequence genome harbors these coding sequences:
- the LOC137834090 gene encoding formin-like protein 18, whose protein sequence is MNAARAAKASASSAPAADPNPPSTLPPPPPTTTEAPLGSSSPSPRSPEALQTPGSPPPIAAVPLAVASSPAPTPLDKGKRVLEIISDDEDSDGVAPFKRRKAARVPLLSAASPQGDDSFRDNPPSATSLPPTMVQEETGEGDESAPPPPPVEVSASPASVATTPDLIAIPPPIMHLMRGFSGGSMPEGSDRKEGMPFYLGAFLAVALEWRAQARNAVLQTQTLQALETRVVALEEEKKTLGRQNETYQTTLKQAQEAKEEAEKQLAEAVELQVDSYTREVTLQVQVAGLQGVVEAYDEVQKVLKSRCCEQADKLERTEGEMATQAKAMGLLQVDYDKLQVEVSRLRVEKEALEKQVASGDAIIEELEKDKKTLIHDMGGTFEEGFKEALAQAVCENPGIDVSNCDSTHHIVDGKVVPLEMDD, encoded by the coding sequence ATGAACGCCGCTCGTGCTGCCAAAGCTagcgcctcctccgcccctgctgctgacccAAACCCTCCATCGACCCTGCCTCCGCCACCACCGACCACTACCGAagccccactaggctcatcttcaccatctCCACGGAGCCCCGAGGCGCTTCAGACTCCCGGCTCTCCTCCGCCCATCGCTGCCGTCCCTCTGGCCGTGGCTtcatcaccggctccaaccccccttgacaaaggaaaacgggtcttggagattatatccgatgatgaggactccgatggcgtggcacccttcaagaggaggaaagcTGCGAGGGTTCCCCTCCTATCAGCAGCATCGCCCCAGGGAGACGAttccttcagggacaaccctccaagtgctACTTCTCTTCCCCCCACAATGGTCCAAGAGGAAACAGGCGAAGGTGACGAATCTGCGCCACCCCCGCCACCGGTAGAGGTCTCTGCTTCTCCCGCCTCTGTTGCCACCACCCCCGATCTTattgccatccctcctccgattatgcatctgatgaggggcttcagcggtggatcaatgccagaaggctccgacaggaaggagggaatgcccttctacttgggagccttcttggcagtggcccttgaatggcgcgcccaagcCAGAAACGCCGTTCTGCAgactcaaaccctccaggcattggaaacaagggtagttgccctggaggaggaaaagaagacTTTGGGACGCCAAAATGAAACTTACCAAACCAccctgaagcaggcgcaagagGCCAAGGAAGAGGCTGAAaagcaactggcagaggcggtgGAGCTGCAGGTTGACTCCTACACTCGGGAAGTCACTCTTCAAGTCCAAGTAGCAGGCCTCCAGGGCGTGGTCGAAGCTTACGATGAAGTCCAAAAGGTCTTGAAGAGTCGATGCTGCGAGCAGGCTGACAAACTAGAGCGGACGGAGGGGGagatggctacccaggccaaagctatgggccttctccaggttgactacgataaactgcaggtcgaggtcagccggctccGTGTGGAGAAGGAAGCTTTGGAGAAACAGGTGGCTTCGGGGGACGCCATCATCGAGGAGTTAGAGAAGGATAAGAAGACCCTCATCCACGACATGGGgggtaccttcgaggaggggttcaaaGAGGCTCTAGCCCAGGCCGTCTGTGAGAACCCGGGAATCGACGTTTCCAACTGTGATTCCACTCATCACATcgttgacgggaaggtcgtgcccttggagaTGGATGATTGA